One Roseburia rectibacter DNA window includes the following coding sequences:
- the rpoD gene encoding RNA polymerase sigma factor RpoD has protein sequence MATKKKENNENTKVSGKKADASAVNNAETEAAREKFQEKLKELLSLAKKKKNMLEYQEISDFFADMQLDSDKFEKILDFLEANNIDVLRITDDDADDDILLEVDDDDEIEVEKIDLSVPDGVSIEDPVRMYLKEIGKVPLLSAEEEIELAKRMELGDQEAKKRLAEANLRLVVSIAKRYVGRGMLFLDLIQEGNLGLIKAVEKFDYRKGYKFSTYATWWIRQAITRAIADQARTIRIPVHMVETINKLIRVSRQLLQELGREPTPEEIAAEMNMPVERVREILKISQEPVSLETPIGEEEDSHLGDFIQDDNVPVPADAAAFTLLKEQLEEVLGTLTEREQKVLTLRFGLEDGRARTLEEVGKEFNVTRERIRQIEAKALRKLRYPSRSRKLKDYLE, from the coding sequence ATGGCAACAAAAAAGAAAGAAAACAACGAAAATACGAAGGTTTCCGGAAAGAAAGCGGATGCATCTGCAGTAAATAATGCGGAGACAGAAGCAGCAAGAGAAAAATTTCAGGAAAAATTAAAAGAACTTTTAAGCCTTGCAAAAAAGAAAAAGAATATGTTGGAGTATCAGGAAATCAGTGATTTCTTTGCTGATATGCAGCTTGATTCCGATAAATTTGAGAAAATTCTTGATTTCCTTGAGGCAAACAATATCGATGTTTTAAGAATCACAGATGATGATGCAGATGATGATATTCTGCTTGAAGTGGATGATGATGACGAGATTGAGGTAGAAAAGATCGATCTTTCTGTTCCGGATGGTGTATCCATTGAAGATCCGGTACGTATGTACTTAAAAGAGATCGGTAAAGTGCCGCTGCTTTCTGCAGAAGAGGAGATCGAGCTGGCTAAGCGTATGGAGCTTGGCGATCAGGAAGCAAAAAAACGTCTTGCAGAGGCAAACTTACGTCTTGTAGTCAGCATTGCAAAACGTTATGTGGGACGTGGTATGTTATTCCTTGACCTGATTCAGGAGGGAAATCTTGGTCTGATCAAAGCAGTTGAAAAGTTTGATTACCGAAAGGGATATAAGTTCTCGACATATGCAACATGGTGGATTCGTCAGGCGATCACAAGAGCTATTGCAGATCAGGCACGTACGATCCGTATCCCGGTACACATGGTAGAGACGATCAACAAACTTATCCGCGTGAGCAGACAGTTACTGCAGGAGTTAGGACGTGAACCTACCCCGGAAGAAATCGCAGCAGAGATGAACATGCCGGTAGAGCGTGTGCGTGAAATCTTAAAGATTTCCCAGGAGCCGGTTTCCTTAGAGACCCCGATCGGTGAGGAGGAGGACAGCCACCTTGGAGACTTTATCCAGGATGATAATGTACCTGTTCCGGCAGATGCGGCAGCATTTACTCTGCTAAAAGAACAGTTAGAAGAAGTGCTTGGTACACTGACAGAGCGTGAACAGAAGGTGCTTACACTTCGTTTTGGTCTTGAGGATGGACGTGCAAGAACACTTGAGGAAGTTGGAAAAGAGTTTAATGTTACCCGTGAACGTATTCGTCAGATTGAGGCGAAAGCACTGCGTAAACTGCGTTATCCAAGCAGAAGCCGCAAGTTAAAGGATTAT